The Oharaeibacter diazotrophicus genomic interval GCCGCAGGCCTTCTGCAACGACATCTATCTCGCCGCACCGATGCACGACGTCGGCAAGATCGCCGTGCCCGACTCGGTGCTGCGCAAGCCCGGCCCGCTGTCGGCCGAGGAGCGGGCGGTGATGGAGACCCACGCCAAGGTGGGCGCCGCGATCCTCGCCGGATCCGACAGCCGGCTGATCCGGCTCGCCGCTGAGATCGCCGAAACCCATCACGAGCGCTGGGACGGCCGCGGCTATCCGCACGGCCTCGCCGGCACCGGGATCCCGGTCTCGGGCCGGATCGTCGCGGTCGCCGACGTGTTCGACGCGCTGATCAGCGCCCGTCCCTACAAGGCCCCCTGGCCGATCGAGAAGGCGGCCGCCTACGTCGTCGAGAACGCCGGCACCCAGTTCGATCCCGCGGTGGTGCGCGCCTTCCAGGCCCGCCTCGTCCGCTTCGCCCGGATCGTCTCCGACACCCCGGACAGCGCCAAGGTCCACGCCGCCTGACACCTCCCCGACGCAACCTGGTACGACATCCATGCGCATCGCCGTCGCCGCCTTCCTCGCCGCCTTCGCCCTCTCCGCGGGCGGCGCACTCGCCCTCGACGCCCCGAAGGGCCCGGTCGTGCTGACCGTCACAGGCGCCATCACCGAGACCAACGCGCCGGGCGCAGCCGAATTCGACATGGCGATGCTCGCCGCCCTCGCCCAGAAGACCACGGTGACCGCGACGCCGTGGACCACCGGCGAGGTCTCGTTCGCCGGTCCCCTCGGCAGCGCCCTCCTCGACGCGGTCGGCGCCACCGGCGCCACGCTGAAGGTGACGGCGCTCAACGACTATTCCGCCGAGGTGCCGGCCGCGGACCTCCGCGAGCACCCGGTGATCCTCGCCACCACCATGGACGGCAAGCCGATGTCGGTGCGCGAGAAGGGACCGCTGTTCCTGATCTACCCGTTCGACGCCGAGCCCGACCTCTACAACGAGACCTATTTCAACCGCTCGGTCTGGCAGATCGCCCGCATCGAGGTCCGCTGAGCGCGCCGAGGGGACAGGGAGCACCGCGACGGCCATGGTCCGCCCGCTGGAGGCACTGCGCGCCAATCGCCGCATCGGCACGCTGTCGCTGCTCGCGGCGCTGGCGACCGGATTCGTGCTCGCCGCGGTGGTGGTCTTCGTCGTGCTGGTGCGCCACCAGGAGACCATCCGCGACGGCATCCACGAGGACGCGATCTGGGCGACCTACCAGCTCGACCGCGAGACGGTGAAGCTGCTCCGGGCGATCGACGAGTACCGCCATCGTCCGGGTGCGGACACGCTGGCGGGCATGAGCCTGCGCTACGACATCCTCTACAGCCGCATCGATCTCCTGAAGCGCGGGTCGTTCCCGCAGACGCTGGTGTCGGCCGCGGAGTTCCGGTCGCTGCGCGACGGCATCCTGGAGACGATCGTCGACGAGCAGTCCGCCTTCGACGCCATCGCCGCCGGGGTCGTTCCCGACGTCGCCGCGCTCGACCACCTGGAGAGCCGCTTCGAGGCCGCCGCGCGCGAGACCGAGGAGATGATCACGCTCGCCAACGCCCGCGCCGGCGAGGCGCGCGCCGCCAACCGGGCCTATCTCCAGAACCTCTACGAGGCACTCGCGGTCCTCGTCGCCGCGCTGGTGGCGACCATGGCCGGCGTGATCACGCTGCTGGTCCGCCAGGTGATCGCGACCGTGGCCTCGCAGCGCAAGCTCGTCCAGCTGACGCGGGACCTCGCCGCGTCGGCCGAGGCGGCCGAGGCCGGCAACCGCGCCAAGTCGGCCTTCCTCGCCACCATGAGCCACGAGATCCGAACGCCGATGAACGGCGTGATCGGCATGACCGACCTCCTGCTCGGCACCGACCTCGATCCCGAGCAGCGCGACTGCGCCGCCACCATTCGCACCTGCGGACTGGCGCTGATCGACCTCATCAACGACGTGCTCGACTTCTCCAAGCTCGAGGCCGGCAAGGTCGAGCTGGAACAGCGCGACTTCGATCCGGTCGAGACCGCGGATACCGCGATCCGCGTGGTCGAAGCCCGCGCCCGCGAACGCGGCCTGACGGTGGTGTTGGCCCCCGGCGTCGCGGCGGGACGCCGCTACGAGGGCGACGCGACGCGGATCCGGCAGGTGCTGCTCAATTTCCTGTCCAACGCCGTCAAGTTCACCGAGGCCGGCACCGTCGTCGTGCGGATCTGCGAGACCCAGCGCGAGGGCGACCGTGCGCGGCTGCGCTTCGAGGTCGAGGACACCGGCATCGGCATCTCGGACGAGGGACGGGCACGGCTCTTCAGCGAGTTCACCCAGGTCGACGCCTCGATCACGCGGCGTTTCGGCGGCACCGGCCTCGGCCTCGCGATCTCCCGCCGCATCGTCGAGATGATGGGTGGCGAGATCGGCCTCGACAGCACCGAGGGCGTCGGCAGCCGGTTCTGGTTCGAGATCCCGCTACGGCTCGGCACGGTGGCGCCGGCCGCCCATCCGCTCGAGGGCCGCTGGGTCCACGTCACGGCGCGCTCGCCGATGGAAGCCGCGGCGATCGCCACGGCCGTGCGCCACGCCGGCGGCCGGCCGGCGGCGAGCGGGGCCGACCACGAACTCGTCGTCGCCGCCGCGTCGGTCGAGGACATCCGGCCGACCGTGACGCTGACCGCACCCGGCGCGCCGCCGGTTCCCTACGCCCCCGCGGCGATCACACCGGCGCTGCTCGCCGAGCATCTCGACGGGGTCGCCCCGACGCTCGCCCCGACGGCCGCGCCCGCACCCGCCGCGCCGTCGGCCGGCGAGGGTCTCGAGATCCTTCTGGTGGAGGACAACAGGGTCAACCAGGAGGTGGCGCGACGGATCCTGGTCCGGCTCGGTCACCGGGTCACCGTGGCCGGCAACGGCGCCGAGGGGCTCGCTCTCTGGAACTCGCGCCCGTTCGACTTCGTCCTGATGGACATGCAGATGCCGGTGATGGACGGCCTCGAGGCGACCCGCGCGATCCGCCGGTCGGAGACCCGCGGCCGGCACGTGCCGATCGTCGCCATGACCGCCAACGCCTTCGCCACCGACCGCGCGGCGTGTCTCGACGCCGGCATGGACGACTTCCTGACCAAACCGGTCGAGGGGGCCGCCGTCGCCGCGGCGATCGAGCGTCTCTCGGCCGGCGCAAGTGCGCCCGCGCCGGTCGACATCCGCCCGCCCGCGCCGGACGCGGCCGAGCCCGCCGGCGAGGTGCTGTCGGCGAAACGGCTGGCGCAGATGATGGAAGAACTCGGCCCCGACGGCGTCGACTTCCTGCTGACGACCTTCCTCGAGGACGCCTCGGCGCTGATCGGCGAGCTCTCGGCCGCGCTCGCCGCCGACGACGCCGACGGTGTCAGGCGCGCGCTCCATACCCTGAAGGGCTCGGCGGCCAACGTCGGCTTCGTCGAGATCGCCCGGCTCGCCGCCGAGATCCGCGGCGCCGACGGCGCGATCGACGGCGCCAGGCTCAGCCACCTCGTGCTGGCGGTCGCCAACGCCGACGGCGCCGCGCGCCAGGCACGGGCCGCGCTGGGGCTGCAGCAGGCGGCGTGAACCCGGAGCATTCTCTCGTCGACCACGTCTTGCGACGCGGCCGGAAAATGCCCTAGCCGTCGCCGGTCTCGCGGACGAGGGCCGCGATCAGGCGGTCGAGCGCCGCGCCATCGAGGTCGGCGATGGTGCCCGCGAGGCGGTGGGCGAGTTCGGTCGCGCGCGGATCGAGGCCGGAGGTGTCGACGACGACGCGCGGATGCGAGCCTTCGGCGAGCGCCCGGAGTTCCTCGGCGTCGTCCCAGATCACGTTGAAGAAGCCGATGATGCGCTCGACCAGCATGAAGGTCGGGCGGCCGCGGCGGCCGTGCTCCAGCGCCGAGAGATAGGCGGCGGAGACGCCGAGCGCCTCGGCCATCTCCTTCTGGGTGACGCCCCGGGCGGCGCGCAGCTGGCGCATCTTCGACCCGAACGGGGTCATGGCCGTCACTTCCTCCGGCGGATGCGGATATAGAGCGCACCGCCGCCGCCGTGCGCAAGATGGGCCTCCTCGTAGCCGACCACCAGGGCACGGAACTCGGGCAGGCTCAGCCACATCGGCACGACGCGGCGCAGCACGCCGCGCTCCGGCTCGTGCAGGGCGGTGAAGTCGCCGCCGGGCCGGCCCTTGCCGGTGATCACCAGCACCAGCTTGAAGCCGTTCGCCTGGGCCCGGTAGAGGAAACCCTCGAGCCGGGCGCGGGCCTCGTCCTGGCGCAGGCCGTGGAGGTCGAGGCGCCCCTCGATCGCGGTGGTGCCGCGCACGACCTTGACGCGCTCGCGCCGGCCGAGCGTGTGCATCGGCGGCAGCGCCGGCCGGCCCGCGGGCGGCTTGGCCGGGGCCTGCGTCGAAGTGGCGATGTCGGCGGGCGGCGTCGCGGCCGCCTCGGGGACCGGCGGCTTCGGAGGCGGCGGCGGCACCGGCGGCTCGGGACGGAGCGGCGTCACCGACCGCTTGACCGCCCCCCACAGCGCCTCCTCCTCGGGGCCGAGACGGCGGCGGTCACGGGACACGGACGAGATCCCCGCGCGGCACCAGCAGCGTGAAACGGGCCGGGTGGCGGACCCGGGCGGCGGCGCGCCACGCCGCCTCGCCGGTGCCGAAGAAGACGTCGCCGCGCGCGGGTCCGAGGATCGCCGAACCGGTGTCCTGGGCGATCATCAGGCGGCGGAAGGCCGGCTCGGCGCCCGGCACGTCGTCGCCGAAGGCGGCGTCGACGAACACGGGCGCGTGGAAGGTGACAAGATGGCGGTCGACCGCGAGCGAACGGCCCGGCGTCAGCGCCACCCCGGCGGCGGCGACGGGGCCGAGCGCGGGGTCGGGAACGTCGGCCTCGCGGAAGAAGATGAAGCTGCGGTTGCGCGCCATCACCGCCGGGGCGTCGTCGGGGTGGTCGTCGAGCCAACGGCGCAGCACGTCGGCAGTCGCCTGGCGCGGCTCCATCAGGCCGCGCTCGACCAGGACGCGGGCGATCGGGAAATAGGGATGGCCGCTCTTGCCGGCGAAGGTCAGGCGCAGCACCCCGCCCTCGGCGAGACGGACGCGGGCCGAGCCTTGCACATGGACGAAGAAGGCCTCGACCCAGGAGGCGACGAAGGCGAGCACCGGCACCCGGCCGTCGAGCGCGCCGGCCATGATCGCGCCGCGGTCCGGATGGGCCTCGAGGCGCCCGTCGGGCCGGCGGCGAGCCCAGGTGACGTCGTCGGGAAGGCCGGTGCGGTCGTCGTCGGGGCCGAGTTCGACGAGGTCGTCCGGTCGGGCGTAGATCGGCACGGGAAAGCGATCGGAGCGGACGCGGGAGCCGTCGATTTCCGGCTCGAAATAGCCGGTGACGAAGCCGCCGCCTCCGCCGAGCGGCTCGATCCGGCGCGGCAGGAAATGGTCCTCGAAGAAGGCGCGGGCGGTCGCCGCGTCGGGCGCCGCGGAGAGGGCGAGCGCGCGGGCGGCGACGGCGGCGAGCAGCGCGCCGTCCGGCCCGAGCGGGCGCGTCTTCGGCGGCGCGGCGGCGATGCGTTCGGCGGAGCGGCGGAAGGCGGCGAAGGCGGCGGCGTGGTCGTCCGCGGCCCAGCCGGGCAGGCGCGCGAAGCCGACGGCGCGCAGCCGGGCCGGACGGGCGGGGGCGGCCATCGCCGGATCACGCCTCGGCTTCGGTGGCGACCAGCTTCCAGTTCGGATCGCGCGAGCGGACGTCGCGCGCGAAGGTCCAGACGTCGGTGACGTCGGCGACGCGGGCGGGATCGCCCTCGATCACCGTGCCGGCGCGGTCGCGGGTGACCGAGATCAGCTTGGAGACGAAGCGGACGGTGATCTGGACGGTGCCGTTCTTCAGCGCCGCCTCGACGATGTCGGCGCGGTCGATGCCGACGAAGGTGGTCTCGGCGCTCTCGCCGCGGCTCTCGCGGTCGGCGATGGCGGCGGAGAAGCGCTCGAACACCTCGGGCGCGAGCAGCATTTCCAGGGTGGCGCGGTCGCCGGCCGCGAAAGCGCCGACCACCATCTCGTAGGCTTGCCTGGCGCCGGCGACGAAATGGCCGGCGTCGAAGCTGCGATCGGCGGAGACGACCGTCCTGAGTGCCGCGTTCAGGGCCGAGCCGGCGGGCGCGACCTCGTCGATGCGGTCGGCGGCGGCGTCGCCGACGGGCGGCGTACGGCCGGTGCGCGGCAGCGTCACGACGTTGTCGTTGGCCTCGGCGGTCTCGCGCGGGGCCTGCGTGTCGTCTCGGCGGGCGTAGGGATCGTGGGGCGGACGCTCGTTGCCGGTGCGCCGGCCCAGCACGGAGCGCAGCTTCCAGAAGATCGCGACGGCGACGACCAGGAAGATCAGACTGGTGAAGTCGAGGAATCCGCTCATTCCGTGGATCGGCCCCTGGTGGATCGGCCCCTGACGGCACCGGCGCGGGTCGCGCTGGCGCCTCGATCGTACTCCTCCTATGTAAGGAGCGCGCGCCCTTCGACAAAGGGCGTCCGGATCCAAGGGTGGAGTTCTTCATCGACGTTTGCCATCTCGGCGCGCCCGTGGCAACGGCGGATCGAAACCACCCCGTCCGCCGCCGCCAACCGTCGACGAGGACCCGATGACCGGTCTCCGCCTCCTGCCGCTGCTCCTCCTGGCCTGGCCGATCGCCGAGATCGCCACCTTCATCTGGGTGGGCGGCCGGATTGGCCTGTTGCAAACCATCCTGCTGGTGGTCGCCGCCGGCCTGATCGGCACCGCGCTGGTGCGCGCCGAGGGCCTGCGCGTGCTCGCCGGCATCCAGCGCGACATGGCCGAGGGCAAGGTGCCGGCCGAGAAGGTGTTGCACGCCGCCCTGATCGCGGTCGCCGGCCTGCTCTTGCTGCTGCCCGGCTTCCTCTCCGACGTGCCGGGTCTGCTCCTCCTGCTGCCGCCGGTGCGCTCGGCGGTGATCCGCCTCGTCGCCGCCAACGCCACCGTGGTGTCCACCGCCTCGTTCGGACGCCGGCGCTACCGCCGCGACGGCGTGGTCGACCTCGATCCCTCGGAATACGACGCCGACCTCCGCCCGCACGAGGACGCCGGCGGGTCCCGCGAGGGCACGGGAACCCGCGAGCCGCCGCGGCTCGGCGGCGGCTGAGGCCGCCGCGTGCGCCTTGCCAGATCCGCGCTCCGCGTGATAGCGCTCGCCCCGGAAACCGTGGCCCGGCGCCCGACCGGGAGGAGACGGTCGGCGCGACGCGACCCCCGGGTCGGGTCGCGACGGGACGCCAAGGAGAGTGGATCGATGAGCACCGTCGCACCGGGCCAGGCGCAGCCCTCGCTCAACGTGGTCGCGCAATACGTCAAGGACTTCTCGTTCGAGAACCCGCGCGCGCCCGACAGCCTCCGCCCCAAGGACGGCGGCCCGCAGATCACCGTCGGCGTCAACGTCCAGTCGCGCCAGCGCTCGGGGGTCGAGTTCGAGGTCGACCTCAAGCTCGAGGTCTCCGCGACCCAGGGCGAGGAGACCGTGTTCCACATCGAGCTCGACTACGGCGGGCTGTTCCGCGTGCAGAACGTGCCGCAGCAGCACCTGCACCCCTTCGTCATGATCGAGTGCCCGCGCCTGCTGTTCCCGTTCGCGCGCCAGATCGTGGCCGACGCGGCGGTGCGCGGCGGCTTCCCGCCGCTGATGATCGACCCGATCGACTTCGTGGCGCTCTATCAGCAGTACGTCCAGCAGATGCAGCAGCAGGCCCAGCAGGGTCAGGCGCCGAACTGATCCGTTCGGTCCCGAGACAACGCGAAGGGCGCGGATCCCCGCCGGGATCCGCGCCCTTCGTGCGTTCGGACGACCCCGCGCGCGGGGTCAGAACGTCGAGTAGACGATCGGTTTGCCCGGCTTCTTCAGCACGACGTAGTCGTGGTAGGCGATCGCGGTCAGTTCGCGATAGCGCTTCGGCGTGATGCGGCGGGCGTCGACGTCGCGGGCATATTCGATCGAGGCGCGCCAGAACGAGTATTCGCCGTCGGTCAGGGCGTAGAAATTGCGCTGGATCGCGAACTGGCGCCGTGCCGCCTCCTCGAAGGAGATCGCGCCGCGGTCGCGCAGCGCGGCGATGTCGCGCTTGCTCGCCTCGACCGTGTCGAGCTTGACGTCCGTCGTCGGCCGGTCGGTGGCGACGCAGCCGGCGAGGACGGAAGCGGCGAGAACCACCGCCGCGAGACCCTTGAAAACCATCGATCGCTCTCCCTCGGACGGGCCCGCCGGGAGCCCGAATCGTCCACCCCTGATCGCGGCGACCTTGGACGATCGCGTCAGAAACCGCCACCGGTGCGGAAACCCCCGCCGCCCGAACCGCCGCCGCTGCGGAACCCGCCACCGCCGGAGGAACCGCCGGAACCGCCGCCCCAGGGGCCGCGCGGCATCCGCCCGCCGCCCCCGAAGCCGCCACCCTTGGGCTCGCGCCGGCTCCAGTTGCCGTCGAAGAAGTCGTCGAAGTCGCGCGAGGACAGCGCGCCGCGCACGATGCCCTCGACGATGCCGGCGATCAGCCCCTCGTTGACGACGCGCCCCCAGGGATCGTCGTAGCCCCGACTGCGGAAATTCTCGCGGGAGCGTTCCAGTTCCCCGCGCCGGCGGGCGAGGTCGAGCGCGGCCTTGCGCGTCTCCTCGATCTCGGCGGAGACGCGCACGAGGTCGCGCTCGATGCCGCGCAGCTGCTCGACGATCCGTTCGTCGGCGGGATCCGGCGTCGCCATCGCCTTCTTCCACAAGGTCTGCAGGTCGTCGCGGGCGATCGCCGCGGCGAGCTCGTCGACCGCGGTCCGTATCGCCGGATCGTCGCCGTCGACCGCGGCGCGGGCGGCTTCGTCGAGGCCGGCGACATCGGCGCGGGCGGCCTCGACGGCGGCGTCGGCCTCGGCGAGCAGCGCATCGGTGCGCTCGGCCTCGCGCTCCAGCGGCACGACGCCGGCGGCCTCCAGCGCGGCGCGCTCCAGGGCCGCACGGGCGGCCGTCACGTCCGCGACAGCGGCACGGCAGCGGGCGGCGTGCTCGGCGAGGCGGAGCGGGATCTCGTTGAGCATGAAGTAGTTGGGCCGGGCCTCGGCGTAGCCGACCAGCCGGGCGACCTTGCCGTCGCCCCAGCGCGCCAGCCAGCCGCCGCGGTAGGCGGCGGTGCCGTAGCCGCGGTCCCAGAGATAGACGAACAGCGGATCGGCCTCGTAGGGCCGACGCTTCTCCTCGCGGTCCGCCTCGGCCTGCCGGGCCTTGGCCTCGGCCTCGGCGGCGGTCGCCTCGGCGGCCGTCACCGCGGCGTCGGCGGCACGCCAGCCCGCGTCGCCGGCGATGCGGCCGCGGACGTCGTCGACGAGATCCTCGACGGCGGCGAGCGCACGGTCGCGGTCGCGCGCGCGGTCGGCTCGCGTCGAGGCGCGCTCGTCGAGGAGGTCGGCGGCGGCCTTGCGCTTGCGGGCGGCGGCGTCGAGGTCGCCGCGGCGGCGCTCCAACGCGGCGAGGGCGCGCCGCTCGGCGGCGTCGAGGGCGGCGAGCGCGGGAGCGCCGGCGATCTCGTCGAGCCGGAGCCGGGCGAGCGCCTTGTAACCCTCGGCCTGGGCGGCGCGCAGGCGCTCGGCCTCGGCGGTCGCGGAGGACAGCATGGCGGTCAGGCGGTCCTCGTCGCGGCGGACGCCGGCGACGGCGCGCTCAAGCGACGACAGGGCCTCGGAGGCGGAGATCATGGCCGGGTCCTCACCACGACAGGATGGCGCCGTCGAGCACCGGTTTCGACCATTCGGTCGCCAGCGAGCCGCGCGGCTTCTCGCCGAGGACGCGGTCCTCGACGATGCCGTCGTCGGCCTTGTCGCGCGCGACGGCGTCGTAGGTCGCCTTCGGCACGCGGACGGCGAACTTGGAGACGGTGGCGCGTCTGCCGTCCTCCTCGCTGGTCACCGGCACGGCGACGAGGCGGCCGTCGGGGTCGACCGCCTCGACGACGACATAGTAGTTGCGCGCGCCCTCGTTGGCGTCGGGAATGCGGAAGACGCCGGTGCGCTCGCCGGGGCGCGACACGATCACGAGGTCGTAGCTCCGCACGAGGCGGGCGCGGAGGTCGTCGAGGCCGGCGACGGCGGCGCGCGCCGCGGCGGCGTCGCCGCGGGCGAGCGCGGCCCGGCCGTCGGCGGCGAGCGCCGCCGCGGCCGCCTTCGCCGCGGCGTCACGGGCTTCGGCGGTGGCGGTGGCGAGCGCGCCGTCGAGGGCGCGCGGCAGCGTCTCGGCGATCTCGACGCGAGCGGCCTCGGCGGCGCGGTCGGCGGCCGAGCCCTGGTAGGCGAGCCAACCGGCGCCGCCGGCGACCAGCACCACCAGCACCGCCGCGACGACGCCGACCCGGGCGCGGGCGACCCAGAGCCGCGCCAGCGTCCGGGGAAGACCCGGCGGCGGCGGCGTGTAGGCGAAGCGGGCCTCCTTCAGCGCCCGGATGCCCTCGTCGAGCACCCGGTCGTCGACGGATAGGCCCTGCCCGGCGTAGATCTCGCGCAGGCGCGCCTTCAGGGCGGCATCGCGCCCGTCCTGGCCGAGTTCCTTCAGCGCCAGCCCCTCCTGGTGACGGAGCGTGTCGACCACGTCCATCGCCAGCATGAGCTCGTCGAGCTCGACGCGCGCCGGAGCGCCGGCCGGGGCGGTCTCAGCCATTCATCACCAGGGCGTTGCCCTCGGCGGCGAGCCGGGCCATGCGGCGCTTGCCGTCCTCGACCGCGGCGCGGATCTCCTCGGAGTTCTGGGTGGCGAGCTTGCGCATCTCGGCGACGATCTCGCCGGAGCGCTCCTGGAAGGTGACGACGCTGTCGACCAGCTTCTTGACCGCGTCGGCGCGCACGGTCGGGCCGTAGCCGGCCTTCAGCGCCTCCTCTTGGACCTTGCCGCCGATCTCGGCGAGCACCTCGATCGACTTGGAGACGCCCTCCTTCATCCGGTTCAGCGTCTCGGTGGATTCGTGCAGGCCGAACAGGCCCGTGAACGAGGCCTTCAGCGCCGTCAGCACCGAATCGTTGGTGGAGAAGAAGGCGACGGCCTGCTGGTAGACCCGCTCCTTGGCGTTGGTGGTCTGCATCAGGCGGGCCATCACCACCTCGGAGGTGTTGTAGCCCACGGTCAGGTTGTCGGCGAGGTCCTTGGCGATCTGGTAGCGCCCCTCCTCGGCCTGGACGACACGGACGTGCTCGTCGCGCACGAGTTCGAGCTTGGCGCGCTCGGCCGGCTCGGTGCCGGCGTAGCCGGCGACGGCGTCGGCGGCGGTCTTCAGGCCGGCCTTGGCCGCGTCGAGGCGGGCCTCGGCGCTCTTCAGCACCTCGAGGGCCGCGACCTCGGCCTGCTTCAGCGCGCCACGGAAGTCGCGATAGGCCTCGAGGATGACCGTCTCGCGCTCGATGTTGGCCTTGGTGTCGCGGGCGACCTCGAGATAGGTCGTGCGGATCGTGTCGAAGCGGGTGGCGACGTCGCCGCGGGCAATCTTCATCCAGGCGTTGGTGGCGCGCTCGAAGGCGTCGAGCTTGCCGTCGGCGATCTGGTCGACCATCCGCTTGGCGTCGTCGCGGATCGAATCGAAGGCGCGGGTGATGGTCTCGTAGCGTTCGCCGACCGACATCTCGGAGATCTCGGCGCGGACCACCTCGTTGAAGACGCCCATCTGGGTCAGGGTGCGGGCGATCACCGCGACGCGATCGGGGTCGAGTTCGGTGATGCGCTCGAGCAGGCCGATCACCGGCGCCTCGTCGGGGCGGGCCGCCGGCAGCAGGCCGAGGTCGCGCAGCGAGCCCATCGCCCGGTCGAGATACTGCATCGGCGTCTTCACGGTCACGTCGGCCACGGCCACCTCCCTCGTCTCGCGGGCCGGCGCGCGGGCGGTGGGCCGCCGGGGCCGGCGATCCACTATGTAATCCGCCTTCGTGACGGTGCAACGCGCCTCGACGGTCGAACGCCCCGTTCAGGCGAGGACGAGCTTGACGCCGACCAGCAGCAGGACCGAGGCGAGCAGCGGACGGAGGATGCCGTCGGGCACGCGCGGCGACAGCGTGCTGCCGGCGACGACGCCGGGAATCGAGCCGGCGAGCAGCGAGACCAGCATGGCGACGTCGACCGAGCCGATCCACCAGTAGCCGAGGCCGGCGACCAGCGTCAGCGGCACGGCGTGGACGATGTCGGAGCCGACGATGCGCGCCGTCGGCAGCATCGGGTAGAGCATCAGCAGCACGGTGACGCCGATGGCGCCGGCACCGACCGAGGAGATCGTGACCAGGAGTCCGAGCGCGGCACCGAACAACACGGTGGCGAGCGAGACCACCCTCGGCGGCAGCGTCCGGCCGGCCCGCCGGCTCTGCAGCCAGGCCGCGAGGCGGGTGCGGAACAAGAGGAT includes:
- a CDS encoding sulfite exporter TauE/SafE family protein, translating into MDFSSFDPLYAVSGLAVGALVGLTGVGGGSLMTPLLVLLFGVHPATAVGTDLLYAAVTKSAGTLVHGVNRTIDWRIVGRLAAGSVPAAILTLWALSGIDTKALGIAKTISTVLGYALLLTATILLFRTRLAAWLQSRRAGRTLPPRVVSLATVLFGAALGLLVTISSVGAGAIGVTVLLMLYPMLPTARIVGSDIVHAVPLTLVAGLGYWWIGSVDVAMLVSLLAGSIPGVVAGSTLSPRVPDGILRPLLASVLLLVGVKLVLA